In Setaria italica strain Yugu1 chromosome I, Setaria_italica_v2.0, whole genome shotgun sequence, the genomic window ctacatcctttTTGGAgtattgtatattgcgccctgtgcttgggtgttatttggtgttgaggatttgatcctctgttgtggttctatgaggtcttagCGTACCGATCTTGGgaaccctgccctcctttatatactccagggggcagaatTACTAGTCGgctacaaggaggagtcctaataggattaaaAGGTATGGAtcatagtaggattatagggtaatcctagtaggagtccatcttcttccttccttgcgggtactggggatctatccctgacaagcccctgagcacttcatagtcgaatgtagcagtcttcgaatacttttcagatcctcgtcGAGTAGTTTTAGTGCTCCTCAAATActttgtctagctgaatcttcaaagttcctcaaaactgccatgaggctatggtgtgctcaagtccTTGAtaatcttgattttgtaatcttcatctttggaatgtgatatggagggtagcgaaagtcgcactccatatggagtagccccagagccttaggttgaatcgaagtatcaggttgagggtcaataaaatcttgaatcttctttcttcacttgaaaaaaatcaactgttcggtgtagcttatcagccctcgagccttggtatgattaaataatcaattcaagggtcTAGTAAACTTTAGTCTTCACGCCACATCTGAGTAGTTTTAcggtgtccagcccccgagcttatgtgcTAGGTGAGCTGTAGGAGCcatgtcgagtagttatttggcgcttagccctcgggcttggaagctagcttagCCATTGAAAATATTTTGAGTAGTAATTGATGCTTAATtgccgagcctgggagctatcGGAGCCACTGGATGTACGTTGAGCATCCTAGAAAGTCATCATTGAAGCtcaacctgcaaaaagagatgcatacattatgtagactatttgtagaattttgaaaCTACTGAATTTTATtagtgatgaatgtaatgtaaatgttgtgtgtcattcTCTTATTTTGGTCATATTTTttctgagtagttagcctattacgtttaggctctcagtctctatttagccattgccactgcatgtaagatctttgtctcgtgtatgtgTACTGGtactgctgctacggagatctttgtgtagcgtcctagcgtttaggcatgatagaagatccgAGACTTTCACGAATTGAGACATATTCTACTCAAGTAGATTAACAATCGCTAAGagaagatatttaaaataagtagttgcTATTGCGGCAAAAAGACTGCgcgattgcgcgtaaagtagtcattaagacttttctgcctttttggTGAGGAGAGCGCATATTGctgcgcataggatttgtgcctccttatgGTGTAGCCAgtgcgagcctccagcactcagtgcaccaaacccgtggccatagcctccgaaattcgatgtaccaagcctgttggcGGAGCTTCTGGAACTTAGTGCACAAACAAATTGTGGCTATAGCCTCTGTAATTTAGTGTACCAAGTCCATAGCTCTCGGTTAACATGCttcaggaataattggcaaagtgtagctctgtagGGTAATTTCCGTCGAGAAGCGTACACAAAAAAGTACTTGACacgttgccctgcatgcggaaaataagttggaaaaattatataaaataattaaaaaagtgtcttagcttgattcatggacgattgtcgacaaagctgtgtcgattgttgatgaagccaactagtcggagttgattccaactagttgttgatcacatgGAATCCGCCCTCAACTAGTTTTTTAGTGGAGACAAGTAGTCAAATTAGactgtcctcgactagttttctagtcaagaagagtagtcgaagtagaccatCGTTGACTAGTTTtctcgagatgagtagtcgtcACTGACTTGATGCGGCTGGACATCGGCGTAGTAGTGCTCATGTACATCTTCTATGTACGTTAGGCTATGATTTTGAagtcttgtggtagccttccatgtgcgtgtagcagaaatccctcaaaattgctTTTCATGGTGAGTAACTGGAGatgattatttgcctcaatccgTGCGTGAGTATAACATATCTTTATTATCATGCGAATTATGGTGTGGATCCCTCGGTCTGCCTGATCTCCCAACTCGAATATCGACGAGCCGCATGCAGCAGCCTGCAGTTGAAACCGACTAAGTCTTCGACTGGAACGCGAAGCACATCGATTCTATCGTGGTGTAGATTTGTCTGCTTGTAAGTCCGACTCGGTGACTTGCTTCTTgttgagtagattgatcttgatgatgaggtccttcgagctcgcccgatgatctcgacgatcactcCCAACCTGACGCACcaaatgtcggtgttttatacccagcaacctaccgaggggtatctcaAGGTtatagattggttggtgggggattgtcggacttggaactcgaaggtaaaattaagaacacaagacacagatttatacaggttttgGCTACTAGAGTaacataataccctacatcctgtttggggtattgtatattACGCCCTGCGCTCgagtgttgtttggtgttgaggatttggtcctctattgtggttctatgaggtttTGGCCTACCAATttagggacccctaccctcctttatatactccacggtgtaggattacaaggtatgaatcctagtaggattagagaggaatcctagtaggagtccatattcttccttccttgcgggtactgatGATCTATCCCAATAGTCACcatgaccacaagaacaccctaggcaatctatcatcgattgaTAGATtaaaaagcaagcaaacctaATAAAGcgtaaaaccatcaaaggagatacttaaattgctaagaacatgaacacatctattaattcaccatgaatgattgtacattaCAAGATctccaccgggatcctaccttgatcttgatgacttctagctcTAGAATTCCAgcatgatcttcctcgcagggtgatcatgcCGGCAAAGATTTGCCTATGCTAACCCCcgacaactgcacggccctcgACTCTttggagaggtgtccctcaagatccttctgcttctttgctgcttcacgtcgagtacgtcGTCTTGGATATGGGACTCGGTGgattttttggggtatttatagttcaCAGAGTGCGTGGAAAAAATTGGAAGGCAAGAGGACGAAGGAAACCTCAGGCCGATCatcctgggccttccttttggcccctcgcGTCCTGCTTCGTCTCCAAGTCTTCTCTGGTCCTTTGAAGtcctattttcacttgcatgtgagCCTGGCACGTCGgttgcttcgggatgagattgatcttcaatgagcCCTGCTGGCACTGACCTTCGGGCTCTTTCGCGCCATAACGGACTACTGTACGAGCGCCGATTGCGATTACTGTTACGTTCATGCTCCCGACCACGGCTACGGGGGTTCTCATTCCTTCGATACGCACAAATGCGGCAACGAAAACAACACAACCACGATGCGAGCGCAACAACTATTAATTGATGCATGACAACTTCAACACCTTAAGCTGGAATGTACGAGGCCTTAACGCAGCAGCACGTTGCCTGACGGTGCACGAAACACTCAAATCAACAACATGCCACATTGGTTGCTTGCAAGAAACAAAGTTGAAGAACATTGACGGTGCTCTTGCAAATTTCCTGGGGGGTTATCGCCTGAATAGCTTTGCATACAAACCCTCACAGGGCACAAGGGGAGGTATTTTAATGCTATGGAACAATAGAACAGTTTAACTTAGCGACGTTCACATTGGGAGATACTTGCTCATTGCCATAGTCACTGTATGACACTCTGCCATAAGCTTTCTACTAACTGCTGTCTATGGCCCATCGAGAAGGCAAGAAAAAACTGCATTTCTACAACACGTACACGCCCTCAAACCGTCCGCTGGCACAAACTAGCTGATCCTAGGTGACTTCAACCTAATCTACAAGGCAAGAGACAAGAATAACCGAAACCTAAACCTGCAACTCATGAGGCGTTTCAGAACAACGCTTAACTTCTGCGAATTAAAAGAAATGCATCTCCAAAACCGTAAGTTCACATGGAGCAATGAAAGAAGGCGCCCGATGCTAGTACGACTGGATAAATTTTTCTGCAATGAAGACTGGGACTTGGCCTATGCGGATCATGTTCTGCACGCTCTATCATCATCCCACAGTGACCACTGCCCCCTAATTCTCACGCACCAATCAGGATCGTGATGACCGACtttgttcaaatttgaaaacttCTGGACGAGACTACCGCAATTCAAGGAAACGGTACAAATAGCATGGAATTAGCCCACAACTCACACCGAACCATTTCACTACCTCGGTCACAAGCTATACAAGATGACAAGGGCGTTAAGATCCTAGAGCAGCTCAATTATATCCGATGCAAGGCTTAAGCTACTAATGACCCAAGAGGTCATCCTACGTCTAGATGTCGTCCAGGAAAACAGAGAGCTCACGGAGGCAGAGCATAGCATCAGATCAAAACTAGAAAAAGAGGGTTTTGGGCTAGGTGGTCATCGAAAAAGCACGGAAACGACAATGCTCAAGAATTACCAACCTAAAGGAAGGGGATGCAAACACTAGATTCAAACACCAGATTCTTCCACCTAAAAGCGAACGGGAGATGATGAAAAAACTTCATACAACGGTTGTGTAACGAATGTGCATGGGCCATTTCCCATCAAGAGAAATAGGAAACCATCCAAGCACACTTCTCCTCGGTGATGGCAACACCATACGATAGAACAAGAGACCTCAACTGGGAAAATCTAACATTCTTAATAGCTGATCTCGCTAGGTTAGACGTCCCCTTCACCGAAACACAAATTTTGAATGCCATTGCCCAACTCCCCCACGACAAGGCGCTAGGACCCGATGGATTTACTAGACTCTTCTTCAAGAAGTGTTGGCCAATCATAAAGCAGGATGTCATCCTAGCAATCAACGCTTTCTACAACATCCGATGTGCAAACCTGAACCTGCTCAACAAAGCGACAATCGTCCTCATACCAAAAAAGGAAGGCGAAGATGCAGTACAGGACTATCGGCCAATAAGTCTTATTCACACGATTGCAAAGATATCACCAAAATATTGGCTTTGCGACTGGCACCCTACATGCCAACACTTGTCTCCATGCCAAAGCACTTTTATAAAGGGACGCAACATCcatgacaacttcatgtacaTTCACAACATTGCCCACTGCTTCCACGGAAACAAAACACTAGCCTTACTCATGAAGCTTGACATCTCTAAAATCTTTGACTTGGTCTGGTGGGACTATCTCTTAACTCTTATGCAAAATAGAGGCTTCCCACCAAGATGGCGCGAGTGGATAACGACCATTCTAACCACCTGCCCATCTAGAGTTTTGCTCAACGACATACCATTAGACCCCATAAATCATGGCTGCGGATTGCGTCAAGGAGACCCCCTGTCTCCACTTTTATTCATTCTAGCAATTGATCCGCTGCCTCGCCTTCTCTCCAAACCCACAGTAATGAAACTTCTTAGCAAACTAGGTGGCCGTATGGCAAGATTCCGGGCTACACTATATGAAGACGACGCAGCTATCTTCATGAAGCAAAACAAGCGGGACATCCTTAACACTGCACAACTATTGCGTAACTTTGGCGAAGCTATCGGGCTCAACACCAATTTAGAGAAAACCAGCGTGGCTCCGATAAGCTGCAGCGGCATTGACCTGCAAGATCTGCTGGCTGGCCTGCCAGTCACACGCTCTGGATTCCTGATGAAGTACCTGGGATTACCGCTCTCGACTAGACGGCTGCGTAAAGTCGATTTCCAACCTCTGGCCGATAAAGCAGCGGGCAAACTCTCAACTCAGCATGGCCGTAACCTCGCACAAGCAAGACGTGTCAGCCTCATAAAATCGGTCCTGATTGCCCAACCGGTATACTCCCTGAGTGCATTAAAGCCACATAAGGAAGTAATCGAGGAGATCAACAAGATTTGAAAGTGCTTCCTTTGGGAAGAAGACCAAGCTTTAATAGGTGGGAAATGCAAAGTCAACTGGACGAGATCCTGTCTTCCCAAAGAAAATGGAGGCTTAGGACTGCTGAATCTCTAGAAATTTGCACGAGCACTACGACTCCGGTGGCTATGGCACGAATGGGTTTCCCGGGAAAAGGCCTGGGTCGCGATGGAAACTCCATGTGATGACGTTGAGCAACTCCTCTTCGCAGCGTGCATGACAATAACCCTTGGAGATGGCACTAAAACAAGTTTATGGCATTGAGGCCCAAAGATATCACACCAAACTTGTATAGCCTCTCAAAAAAGAAACAACGAACGGTTGCAGACGCCCTACAGAATAACAACTGGATACGAGAGCTACGAAGAAGGATATGACTCACCACCACGCACCTCAGCGAATTTGTCCAACTCTGGACCTTACTACAACTGACTGGTCTACAACAACACCAACCGGACACAATCAGATGGAAAGTGACGGCGAACAACGAATACTCAACTGCATCTGCATACAAAGTACAATTTATTGGTTGCACTACCACACCGACCCTATGATCAATCCGGTAAACATGGATGCCGCCAAAATGCAAGTTCTTTGCGTGGTTGATACTCCAGAATCGTGTCTGGTCCTCAGATCGATTAGCAAGACGAGGATGGTCACACAACCCCACATGCTCCTTATGCAGGCAAACAATGGAAACCAACGTTCGCCTATTAGCTGAATGTAGGTTCACAAGGAAAATCTGGGATCACGTGGCAATATGGGTTGGAGCTCCGCATCTCAAGCCGTCAACTTGGAGGCAAGCGAACAACGCCCTAGAATGGTGGAACAATACCACCACGATGACACAGCTGCCTAGCCTCACGATGCTGATAATCTTGAAAATTTGGTAGGAACGAACGCAAGAATTTTTAATCGACATGAATCTTCCTCAATCTCCATCTTAGGGAAGATTAAAGAGGAGGTGTCCGCGTGGATCGCCGCAGGAGCGAGGCCCTTAGCAGCATTACTAGCGCGAGAATAAAATTTAACTATTTTTGTGACTTCTGTAAAAAAATTctctttatcaatgaaatagacGTGCCAgtcgtaaaaaaaaaagttccgtGACACGTTCTTGGCAGCCCCAATCTATCCTGCCTTTTCGGCTTTAGATTCATCATCAGGTAGGCGGCAGCAGTAGTAGGTACTAGGTAGGTAACGATCCATACGATACGTAGCCGCTAGGACCTCCCACCGGCTGTACTGCAGCTGCAGTAGGCTTGTTGTAGTCTAAAATTTGTCATTCgtactttttctttctttttttagataatgattcataatttttctaaTAAGTCAAGTGATCTGATGACCAGGCAGTTGCTGGCCACAGTTGACTAGCTAGACCGTACGTTACGTACGTGTCGTTGTAGTACTAGTAGATAAAGATAAAGTAACATAAGATTATGAATTGTTGGCCATTTCAAATAGAAAGGGTCCAGGAAGATTGTCGCTCTTGAAGtgatataataataataataataataataataataataataataataataataataataatggtAAGAAAACTGGAAAAAATCCAAGAGGAGGACGGGACAGCGGGGGCCCGGCCAGATGAGAGGTAAACGCAAGTAGGCCCACAGACAGGCAGGGCAGGCCTGAGTCGTTACTGTCAATGTGCAGGGTCCAGGCCCTGGCAGCGGCGGGCTGGCCTGGGCTCAATTATGCTCTCCGggccttcttttttctttcaatttttGTTTGGATCGGGAGGACAAGAAAGAAGAAGATATTAATATTACCACCCACCGCCGCGTGCTGCAGCTCCCGCTGTGCTTCGTCTCCCGGACCCGGATAAACAGCTGCCCATGGCCATGGCGTCGCCGCACCTtcccttcctctccttccccaaaaccccgccaccgcctccacctctcGCCGCTCCCAGGCCCCtcaccctccaccaccgcccgcgcgccgccaacGCTGCTCCCCCGCCCTCCCCGCCCGAtggcgccggccccgccgcgcccACGCGGGGGGACCGCTTCCTCGGCCGCCAGCTCGCCACCGAGGCCGCCGCGAGCGTCCTCGCGCCCGAAGACGCCGAAAGGCGCCGCCTCCGCAAGGAGAAGCGCCGGGCGCTGGCGCGCAAGCCGTCCGGCCTCGCGTCCTGCTACGGATGCGGCGCGCCGCTGCAgacggcggaggagggcgcgcCGGGATACGTCGAACCCGCCACCTACGACCTGGTatactatttatttatttattctgccaacttcttcccctttccttCGTCTCACACCAAACCTGCAAGCGGTCTGATTTCATTTCTCCTGTGCCCAGAAAAAGAGGCACCATCAACTAAGAACCGTCCTGTGCGGAAGATGTAAGCTGCTGTCTCATGGCCATATGGTCACTGCTGTTGGTGGCCACGGTGGTTATCCTGGCGGCAAGCAATTTGTTTCCGCGGAACAACTCAGGGAGAAGCTCTCCTACCTCCGCCACGAGAAAGCCTTGATAGTCAAATTGGTAGATAACTTAACTTTTTTCTGTCAAACAAGCTCATACATCACTTTGATTTTCTCCCatctactctttttttttcggGTCACTGATTCCGTCTTTCATTTCATGCAGGTTGACATCGTTGACTTCAATGGGAGTTTCCTGGCACGAGTACGCGATTTCGCTGGTGCTAATCCTATTATACTCGTCATAACAAAGGTGCTTGTTTTATCAActcttatcttttttttggGTACTATTTCTGTTGCCAGTCAGCCAACCAAAGCTACTTCTTCTGTAGGTTGATCTCCTTCCTAGAGACACTGACTTGAACTGCGTAGGCGACTGGGTTGTTGAGTCAGTTGTCAAGAAGAAGCTTAAGTAGGAATCTTCTCCTTGCTGTTCCTCCTTCCACAGTACTTTCATCAAATGCTTTTACCCATTTGAAGTTGTATTTGTTATTACTTGCTATTTTGTAGCGTCCTTAGTGTCCATTTGACAAGCTCAAAGTCATTGGTTGGCATCACAGGGGTTATAGCAGAGATTCAGCAGGAAAAGAAGGTCAGCATGCCTTTTTTTCTTAATAGAGTTATTGCATTCAGATTACCCATTTCTAGGACATACTCGAATTATCATCTCTGTTACTGTCGATCTTTACTTCCTTTGCTTCTTGTACGTTTCACAATCCTAACCGATGTTTCCTTTTGTACTAGGGCCGAGATGTATATATACTGGTAAGCACTCCTCAGTTGTATTTTTGTGTTGTGTTGTTAGATAGCAGGAAAAAATATGAGTGCAAGTGCTGTTGGGAGATTTGTGCACTGCATTATATGCAATTTCTGCAATTTATAGAAACTTAACTTCATTAATTCAGGCAATAGAACTTTGAAGAATACAAATGATATTTAGTACTTCTGTTGTTGGCCACCTTAGTTATACTTGACCAATATTATACTCTACTACAGGGTTCCGCGAATGTTGGGAAATCTGCATTTATCAGTGCTTTGCTAAGTATGCCTCTCCTATCAttgatatttgttttctattcATGATGTAGCTCTTACTGCATAAACAATGttgcttatttttttcattgttatGCTGATCGTTGGAGTTTCTTCTGTTGTAGGAACAATGGCATATAAGGATCCGGTGGCAGCTGCAGCTCAAAAATACAAACCAATACAGTCTGCTGTTCCTGGAACAACCCTCGGCCCTATTCAAATCGAAGCATTCTTAGGAGGAGGGGTATGATTCCGCTTAGTCTTTTGATTTTCTGAGAACATATATATGGATATAGCTGTGCAGACAATAAATTTGATATCCTGTGCTCACTGGCAATTCGTAAATAAAAATTCTTTCAGTAACTAATGTTAATGTATCTATACTTCTGAAGGTGCATATTACCTTGATCCTCTGAATATGAAATGCACTGACATACGTGTTCTCTCTGATTATCCTGATATTTTTTATCTTCTACTTAGAGACCCAGTTAGAACTTAGAAGTCTACTGACATATCCTTCAATGTTTGC contains:
- the LOC101766392 gene encoding putative nitric oxide synthase; amino-acid sequence: MAMASPHLPFLSFPKTPPPPPPLAAPRPLTLHHRPRAANAAPPPSPPDGAGPAAPTRGDRFLGRQLATEAAASVLAPEDAERRRLRKEKRRALARKPSGLASCYGCGAPLQTAEEGAPGYVEPATYDLKKRHHQLRTVLCGRCKLLSHGHMVTAVGGHGGYPGGKQFVSAEQLREKLSYLRHEKALIVKLVDIVDFNGSFLARVRDFAGANPIILVITKVDLLPRDTDLNCVGDWVVESVVKKKLNVLSVHLTSSKSLVGITGVIAEIQQEKKGRDVYILGSANVGKSAFISALLRTMAYKDPVAAAAQKYKPIQSAVPGTTLGPIQIEAFLGGGKLYDTPGVHLHHRQAAVIHADDLPSLAPQSRLKGRCFPANDTDVELSGNSLFWAGLVRIDVVKALPRTRLTFYGPKKLKVHVVPTTEADQFYKTEVAVTLTPPTGKERAEGWAGLQGVRELKIKYEERDRPACDIAISGLGWISVEPSGVPSNNPDDNVKEEYGDGELHLMVHVPKPVEVFVRSPLPVGKAASQWYRYQELTEEEEELRPKWHY